ACACAAGGGCCACGTTCGTCCGAAGTCACAGCACCAGCCTGCCAGCCAGTCTCGGACCGGCCGGTAATAACACTCCCAGACGAAATATCACTCCTACTTGTGCGAGATCATCGCAGCGAAGTGGGACAACGAGGGAAAAGGCATCCTGGTCACTAAGGTGGAAGACGTTGGCGGCCTTGGCCTGCCGCAGCTGCACCACCGTCTGATGCAACGAGCCTGGGCACCAGGGCGTCATCCTCTGGTGCCGCCCTGGACCGGCCTTGGACCTGCAACGACCAGGGACTTCGCTGAATTGTGCAGACACTGCCTGTCAAAATTCTGCATCCCGCGCTCCGACCCCCTCGTCTGCAGTCCAGATGAAGCCTGCACCTGCACGCGTAGGCTATCTGAAAGCTCAAACTGATCGACCGGCTAAAGTAGCTGGACCGGCACGTTCATCGGACTGCTCGCAAAAGCGATAGGCCTCTCCGTGCTGACACTGAACAGCGGCTGACCGTCTTCGAAAGGGCCGGGGCCTGCCAGCGAGAGCAAACGCGGGTCGAAGTTTATTTTGTTCCCCGCGGAATCCTTCAGGTCAATAATCATCGCACCAAGGTTGTGTGTCATTGTGCTGGCGTAAACGCATGACTTATGTTTGTCGACAATATCGAACTCATGCAATGCCAGGACCACCGCATCTCTCGGGTCAGGATGACGGAGCGGTTGCAGTTCGTACAAACCTGCCCGGAATTGCTCAGGGACGGTAGCCAGCGGGCCGGCGAGCTTTGCCTCCCAGACTGCTTGGGTAGTGCACAGGGGGAAATAAATTTGCTTTCGAACACGTGCGTCAGGTGCAGCACCGTCCATATGTGCCAGCTCCCAGGCCAACGAGTCCAGCGCTGAGCGCAAGTTGTGGACCATATCACCAAACAGCAGTGCCCACTCGTTTACCGGCAGTGGTGAATCCAGGGAAAGTTTGAATGTTGCGGTGCGGCGGTCGGCGCTGAGCGAACCAACGACTTTTCTGTTGCTGGCGGTTGCGTTGATGTCCATCAGAGTGCGTAGCTCGTTCCTAATGCCCACTGCACGAAGAAACTTCATGTACGGCCACGGCGAAGTGTTGATGCCCGGGCGTAGCCAGAGTGAAGGATTCGTCGTCATACGGCCAGAATAACTACACCGTCCACAACCTCCGAATCTCTCGATTCCTGAGTCCGACGTTGTGGTGTACGACCATTAAGGCCGTGTCTCGCTTTGGGGTGAGGTCGTTGCTGTGTCCCGCCACGTCGGAAGCTGCGTTTCGTCCAGTTCGAGATCGCGTTGAACGAGCTTTCTGTACTCGGTGAATGCGTCCTCAGCATGCATCGCCGCCCCAACACTGCCATCCCTCAGCCCCGTTGTAGCCGCGAGAAGACGGCGGGCTGCGATTGCGGCCTCAGCGCTAGCAAGCAGTTCGACTTCGATGAGTTTCGCTAGAAGGTCTTTGGTCCAATCAATTCCTGGAACCTCTGTTCCTGGAACGCCAACGTTCGTGTAGATGGAAATCCACTGACGGAGGCGTTGGTGCTCCGCCATGAAGCTCACATGTGCCTTGAATCTGTGGTCTTTTGCCCAGAGTCGGCGCTGGCGTTCGTGCTCCGCGGCCGACTCAGCCTGATCCCGGGCCCACTTCTCAGCTTCTCTTGCAGCGGCTTGTCTCTGAGTGTAAACCACACCCCCCAGTGCAATCAGGCCAGTAACTAGGCCAGTGATCAAGGCGGGAACAAGAATTAACTCCATCTCTGTATGTTCACATACCCTCTTGATTTCGTGAGCTGCGTGTCTAAGCCGACTGTTTTTGAAGCGCTGTGGGACTAGAACGATCCCCCTCCTTGTGACTTTCGCCGACAAATGGCGGTGTTTTACAGCGCTATTTGGGACCGCAACAGGGATAGCCCGCTACATCCTCACTTGCCACCGGCCCTTTCTCGGACGCGTGGTCTGCCTTCACATAGGACCCGTGGGGTGAAGTGCACCGTGAAGGATCTTTCTCCGACACGGAGTGTGCCGTAAGTCGACCATGACATCGCGACCCTGGAACGCCAAACACGGTTACTTACCTTCGAAACGAGTCCGTTGCGACCTTGGTGAGAAACGGCCGGGTATATCGTACGTCAGCCGTTGCGAAAGGCCCTAGTCGTCAAGACAGGCTCATTCGCTCGGGCGCCGAACTCAATCGCCGGCTATCGACTCCAGCAACCATTGCTCTGAAAGCGGATTTCTGCGGAGCTGGAACGTGCGCAGCGCCGAGGTAGAGGCTCCTAGACGGACTTGCACCCGCCAGTTCTCGATGTCTACCACATTGCCCAGCCCTACCGGCACCGTCGGGTGCGTCTCCCACCAAGAATCCCTACTGAACCAGTGCAGCGGTTCTGCCGCAACAGCCCGTACCCGCCCGTCATAGCGGACGGCCAACGGCGTGCCGGTCGCGGTGAACCTCACGTCCACGGGAGCCTCGGGGCTCTTCTCACCTAGTGTTGCTGTCACGATTGGTCCGCTCTCCCAAATTCCTGTTCATAATTTCTTCCCGCCGCGTGACCGCCGAGCTCCAGACCCAGGTCCTGTACGTTATTGGGCCGTCCCTCCAAGTCACTTCGGCTGCTTTCGCTGTCCAGGCGAACACTTCACCGTCCACCAACTCCGCACAGTTAGGGAACCGGATCCAGGCCTTAACAGGAATACCGGGGTAGCCGTTCTTGACCGGGAAGTGCTCGAAATCCAGTTCTTCGACGGTCAGCCCTATCGGGCCGGCGCGGCGCGCGTACTGCGCCTGCAACCTACTGGCCTGTTCGGGGTTCATACCACAATCCTAGAATATATATTCGAATAGGCGCGCCGAGAAGAAGCGATAAATCATGCGCTACTGCCGGAAGTTTGCTCCAGCCCAACGTCACCTACGGCACTGGAACTAATCGCTGCCTCTGACATTGCTGACTCTCCACCAAGACGCCGCGAAGTCCGGGGGTACCGGACACCCCGGCGCGGGCTGGAACTTCAATAACCACGCGTAACGGGTAGGAATGAGAAACGGTCAGCGGTTAAGGAGATCGCTACCCGGGGCTGCGCGATGCAGGACCGGACTTAACGACAGTGGTTTCATGTATGGGCGGCGGCCCGCCAGGTGAGGGTTACGGTGAAATTTGCCTTGCTGCCGGCAGCGGCGACAGGCCGATGACGGCTTCGAGCAGGTCCTTGCGGATCAGGCATTCCCGAATTGCACCTTCCTTGCCACCACGGAATAGGACACCGTGGGGCATCACCACACCCACCCGGCCGGTGTCGTCCTTCATGGAGGCGACCATGTGCTGGATCCAGGCATAGTCGCCGTTCTTGACCGGCGGCACCCCGCAGACGACGCGGCCGTAAGGATCGTTGGCCCAACCTTCGGCCCCCCCAGTTCTGCAGCGAAAACGGCGGGTTGGCGATGACGACGTCAAACTTCTGCAGGCCGTCCCCGTCCAGCAGTTTCGGTTCGCGGAACGTGTCGCCGCGGACGACCCTGAACTCCTTGAGCCCGTGCAAATACAGGTTCATCTTCGCGATGGCACTGGTGGTCAGGTTGACCTCTTGGCCATGAAGGCGCAGCGTCCGCGGGTCCGCGCCACTGTCTTTCACGGCCGTGACGGTCTCGACAAGCATGCCGCCGGAGCCACACGCCGGGTCGGCAATCGTGTCACCCGGTTTCGGGTCCAGGATCTTCACCAGCAGGTGAACCACATGGCGGGGCGTGAAAAATTCACCGGCTTTCTTGCCTGATGCTTCAGCGAACTCCCGCAGCAGATACTCATACGCGGAACCGAGCATGTCGCCGTTGACGCTGTCCGGGTCCAGCCGGACGGAGTGGAAAGAGTTCAGTAGCGCGGCCAAGGCCGACTGCGGGAGCCGTTCCTGGTTGGCCCACTGGACGTCCCCAAAAACGCCGGCCAGCGCGTC
The Arthrobacter sp. PGP41 genome window above contains:
- a CDS encoding N-6 DNA methylase; its protein translation is MPPVKNGDYAWIQHMVASMKDDTGRVGVVMPHGVLFRGGKEGAIRECLIRKDLLEAVIGLSPLPAARQISP